TGCTCAACATCATTGAGTGTAACCTTAGATTAGTTAGGTTCATCAAGGTATACATACCACGTGCTTCTCATTTCTTATGTGTTAAAATCTAGCAATCAAACACATCATGTCAAGGATTCAATGGTCTTTAATGTACCTCTGATCCACCAATTGTAGCTCCAAGGTTACTCACGAGTGCCACACCTTTAGTACTAATTTACTAAACCATGAATATGAGAGCTCCAACAAGGTTCCTGAAATGCAATACAATCACTGGCATGGTGTATTCCCTCTAATCAGTTCCTGTGACGAAGCATAACCCGGTTCCATTTCCTGCATTTCAGCATACTTATACAGCTTCTCATTGAACTCCACTTGGGGATCCTTGTCAATCAAAACCCCATTTTGGTCATACGCATCTTTCAAGAATACAACCCAGTTCATCTCGGTCCCAGCAAGATAAAACGTCCTGGGCTGCTTAAACAGCATCTGGTAAGTGTGCTTAGTCAAACTAAACTCCTCCTTGAACTCCACAATGTGGTGTATAGAAGCCCTCTTCTCCAATGTCAAGCTCAAAAACTCATGCAACACTCCCACCCTATACTTCTCAGCTTCCAATGTCCAAAGGTCCAATCTCGACCCATCTGAATAAGGCGAAACCAACGGAAGCGAATTCAACAGGTTCAACTTCCTCGAATCCTCCTCATCCAAACCCAATTCTTTCCCATGCTTCACAGGAAACCTAAAAGCCTTCTTAACCTTATCCTCATCCACAACAAACTCCCTCTCTAAACTACTAACCGCTAACAAAGGATCCCATTTCACCAATTCCAGCACTCTCTTCCCATCCTCCTCAACCACAACCCTAAAATAATCAGGATACTTGGCCACCCGGTCACGAAAATCTTCCGAAATCCCAAACAGCAACCTGCAATGATAAATCTTGCTCAGCGGAATCCGCTTATTCGCTGACATCATCAGCAGCTTCCTCACCTTGTTGACCCTGTCAGCCTCCATTGCTTCCATCACCGCCTTCTCCTCCTCCATCAACTCTTCCATAAGCTCAGTGAACCCGATCCACAGCCGA
The window above is part of the Fragaria vesca subsp. vesca linkage group LG2, FraVesHawaii_1.0, whole genome shotgun sequence genome. Proteins encoded here:
- the LOC101292767 gene encoding uncharacterized protein LOC101292767, producing the protein MALWRLAHILRTPISSSSKTQNPNPNHTLLFTSPFSTSFLITKTPHKFKKRRKKQDSPRTKPVQTQPNLLPHLERIVTRDAHFRFLTKTKDYLSKQPHRVLRLDDAGKLHRELGFPRGRKVSKSLQRHPFIFETYRHDDNRLWIGFTELMEELMEEEKAVMEAMEADRVNKVRKLLMMSANKRIPLSKIYHCRLLFGISEDFRDRVAKYPDYFRVVVEEDGKRVLELVKWDPLLAVSSLEREFVVDEDKVKKAFRFPVKHGKELGLDEEDSRKLNLLNSLPLVSPYSDGSRLDLWTLEAEKYRVGVLHEFLSLTLEKRASIHHIVEFKEEFSLTKHTYQMLFKQPRTFYLAGTEMNWVVFLKDAYDQNGVLIDKDPQVEFNEKLYKYAEMQEMEPGYASSQELIRGNTPCQ